A region of bacterium DNA encodes the following proteins:
- a CDS encoding M48 family metallopeptidase produces the protein MHPHWFFWLFLSLYLAYALVEFGLDWLNLRHAERHRDRIPALFEGKIGGEEYQKSIAYTRAKTHFGWVKAGFDAVLIWAFILTGFFHRLDLWLGAWLAPGSLLHQVAYPFALGAMVYLLHLPFGLYRQFVLEEKFGFNRMSAGTFVLDQLKGLLLSLILGVPLLALIFWLVPTLGSLWWLAAWGVLMAFQLLTAALFPVLFAPLFYKFSPLPEGELKSKLGELAAKVKFKMSGIFTIDGSRRSAHSNAFFAGVGRTRRIVLFDTLLKSLSSEEIVAVIAHEMGHNKRRHILKGLLLSSATTLLSLYLLSLCLRWPAFFQAFGVPEPSLPVGFVLFGLLSSVFAFPFNPIFQWISRRNEYEADRFSVEVNGDKAGMVSSLVKLSRDNLSNLTPHPWYSFYHYSHPTTSERAEAIAALPN, from the coding sequence ATGCACCCTCACTGGTTCTTCTGGCTTTTCCTCTCGCTCTACCTCGCCTATGCCCTCGTCGAGTTCGGCCTCGATTGGCTGAACCTCCGCCACGCCGAGCGTCACCGTGACCGGATCCCGGCGCTCTTCGAGGGCAAAATCGGCGGGGAGGAATATCAAAAGAGCATCGCTTACACCCGGGCCAAAACTCATTTCGGCTGGGTGAAAGCCGGCTTCGATGCGGTCCTGATCTGGGCTTTCATTCTGACCGGCTTCTTCCACCGCCTCGATCTCTGGCTCGGGGCTTGGCTGGCGCCGGGCTCGCTGCTCCACCAAGTCGCCTATCCCTTCGCGCTCGGAGCCATGGTTTACCTGCTTCACCTTCCCTTCGGCCTCTATCGCCAGTTCGTGCTGGAGGAGAAGTTCGGCTTCAACCGGATGAGCGCCGGAACTTTCGTCCTCGACCAGCTCAAGGGCCTGCTGCTCTCGCTGATCCTGGGCGTCCCGCTTTTGGCTTTGATCTTTTGGCTGGTCCCGACCTTGGGATCGCTGTGGTGGCTGGCGGCTTGGGGAGTGCTGATGGCCTTCCAGCTCTTGACCGCCGCCCTCTTCCCGGTGCTCTTCGCGCCGCTCTTCTACAAGTTCAGCCCCTTGCCCGAGGGCGAGCTGAAGTCCAAGCTGGGCGAGCTGGCGGCCAAGGTGAAGTTCAAGATGTCGGGCATCTTCACGATCGACGGCTCGCGGCGCTCGGCCCATTCCAACGCCTTCTTCGCCGGCGTCGGCCGGACCCGGCGCATCGTCCTCTTCGACACCCTGCTGAAGAGCCTATCCTCGGAAGAGATCGTCGCGGTCATCGCCCACGAGATGGGCCACAACAAGCGCCGCCACATCCTCAAGGGGCTGCTGCTCTCCTCGGCGACCACCTTGCTTTCGCTTTACTTGCTGAGCCTCTGCCTGCGTTGGCCGGCCTTCTTTCAGGCCTTCGGCGTGCCCGAGCCCAGCTTGCCGGTGGGCTTCGTCCTCTTCGGCCTGCTCAGCTCGGTCTTCGCCTTTCCCTTCAATCCGATCTTTCAGTGGATTTCGCGGCGCAACGAGTACGAGGCCGATCGATTCTCGGTGGAGGTCAACGGCGACAAGGCCGGCATGGTATCCTCGCTGGTCAAGCTCTCGCGCGATAACTTGAGCAACCTGACGCCCCACCCCTGGTACAGCTTCTATCATTACAGCCATCCCACGACGAGCGAGCGGGCCGAAGCCATCGCGGCCTTGCCTAATTGA
- a CDS encoding SAM-dependent chlorinase/fluorinase, whose translation MPIALLSDFGLRDSYVAAMKGVIARLAPNAAVIDLSHEIPPFDLVEGGLRLYQAFSYFPRKTVFVAVVDPGVGGSRRAILVETEDYFFLGPDNGLLSMALAEQKIRRIIELKNDKYFLQPTSSTFHGRDIFAPVAAHLSQGLAGEFFGPELTGYERLPAFLPQREAKEIRGQILAFDRFGSAVSNLSRSYLARHHQGASLKVEVAGIELEGLCDHYAAAPAGHPFLIFGSSQLLEISVKQGSVESLLQLSRGEILRIHL comes from the coding sequence ATGCCCATTGCCTTGCTCAGCGATTTTGGCCTGCGGGACAGCTATGTCGCGGCCATGAAGGGCGTGATCGCCCGCTTGGCGCCCAACGCCGCCGTCATCGACCTGAGCCATGAGATTCCGCCTTTCGACTTGGTCGAAGGGGGCTTGAGGCTCTACCAGGCCTTTTCCTATTTTCCGCGCAAGACGGTCTTCGTCGCGGTGGTCGACCCCGGGGTCGGCGGCAGCCGGCGGGCGATCCTGGTCGAGACCGAGGATTATTTTTTTCTGGGGCCGGACAATGGACTGCTCTCGATGGCCTTGGCCGAGCAAAAGATCCGGCGGATCATCGAGCTGAAGAACGACAAGTATTTCCTCCAACCGACCAGCTCGACCTTCCATGGCCGCGACATCTTCGCTCCGGTGGCGGCCCACTTAAGCCAGGGCTTGGCCGGCGAGTTCTTCGGTCCCGAGCTCACCGGCTACGAGCGGCTTCCGGCCTTCCTCCCCCAGCGGGAGGCCAAGGAGATCCGGGGCCAGATCCTGGCCTTCGACCGTTTCGGCTCGGCGGTCAGCAATTTGAGCCGAAGCTATCTGGCCCGGCATCATCAGGGAGCGAGCTTGAAGGTCGAAGTCGCCGGCATCGAGCTCGAAGGGTTATGCGATCATTACGCGGCGGCGCCGGCCGGCCATCCCTTCCTGATCTTCGGCAGCAGCCAGCTTTTGGAAATTTCGGTCAAGCAGGGCTCGGTCGAATCGCTGCTGCAGCTCTCGCGGGGGGAGATTTTGAGGATTCATTTGTAA
- a CDS encoding DUF4397 domain-containing protein, which produces MKFLRRLTLVLTLILAGCGSDGANLQFFNASPDGPALDVLFDNDVVLFDIDSETFVQYREVNAGNTTIRLNQSGTSRTLAETPASLTKNQDYTLIALGSAASMDALLLVDNNSIDQESTAKVRFVHASPSSGALDFYLTNPGTDLSGVNPLLSDLAFGEASDYLIVGANTYQVRATLTGTKTVVIDTGNFVISSSQVRTGVAVDKAGGGLPPSIVFLPDRL; this is translated from the coding sequence ATGAAATTCTTACGGCGCCTTACCTTAGTCTTGACCCTGATCCTGGCCGGCTGCGGCAGCGATGGGGCCAATCTTCAATTCTTCAATGCCTCGCCCGACGGTCCGGCCTTGGACGTCCTCTTCGACAATGATGTCGTTCTCTTCGACATCGATTCCGAAACCTTCGTCCAATACCGCGAGGTCAACGCCGGAAACACGACGATCCGGCTCAATCAGTCCGGCACTTCCCGGACCCTGGCCGAAACCCCGGCCAGCCTGACCAAGAACCAGGACTACACCCTGATCGCCCTCGGCAGCGCCGCCAGCATGGATGCGCTCCTGCTGGTCGACAACAACAGCATCGACCAGGAAAGCACCGCCAAGGTCCGCTTCGTCCACGCCTCGCCCAGCTCCGGCGCCCTCGATTTTTACCTGACCAATCCCGGCACCGATTTGTCCGGCGTCAACCCGCTGCTCAGCGACTTGGCTTTCGGCGAGGCTTCGGACTACCTGATCGTCGGCGCCAACACCTACCAGGTCCGGGCGACCCTGACCGGCACCAAGACCGTGGTGATCGATACCGGCAATTTCGTGATCAGCTCGAGCCAGGTCCGCACCGGCGTCGCGGTCGACAAAGCCGGCGGCGGCTTGCCGCCGAGCATCGTGTTCCTGCCGGATCGGCTCTAA